The segment AGCAGGCAACGTGGGCAGTGCTGGGATCGGTTTTGCTCCTATTCACAGCGCGACTGGACTATCGCATCTGGCGCCGTTTGGCTTTGCCTCTCATGGGTCTTGCAGTTCTGGCCCTTATCGCAGTGCTGTTCCTAGGAGACAATCAGGAGGGTGTGGGCGCTGCGAGCTGGTTTCACGCAGGTTCCATTCAGCCCAGCGAATTCGCCAAGCTGGCCTTCATCATTTACATCGCGGCTTGGCTGGCTTCGAAGGGGGATAAGATTCGCGACATCACGTACGGCTTGATTCCCTTCTCTGTGCTGTTGGGAATTGTGGCCGGGTTGATCCTGCGGCAGCCAGATCTGGGCGCAGCCATTCTCGTCGTAGCCATTGCCGTCGCCATGTTTTTCATCGCTGGCGCTGAGGTTGTGCAATTACTCATTAGCCTGGTTGCTGGTGGGGCAGCTTTTTATCTCATTATCAAGAATTCGGAATATGCTTATAGACGGATACAGACATTCCTGAATCCAGCTGCCGACCCGCAAGGCGATGGATATCAGATTTGGAGGAGCTTGTCAACTCTGAGCTCGGGAGGCATAGCAGGACGCGGCCTGGGTTCCGGCATGGAAAAGTACATTTTACCCCTTTCGCACACGGATACTATTTTCTCGGTAATTGGCGAGGAACTGGGTTTGCTGGGTGCTCTCATCGTCATTGGCCTGTTCTTGTTTATTGCCTATCGCGGACTAGTCATTTCTTTTCGGGCGCCTGATACGTTCAGCACCTTGCTTGCTTTTGGCATCACTTGTTGGATTTTGTTCCAGGCGATTATCCACATCGCAAGCAATACCAATACGTTGCCTTTCACAGGCATTACTTTGCCTTTTTTGAGTTATGGTGGATCATCGCTCACGATGTGTATGAGCGCGATGGGAATTTTGCTCAGTATCTCACGGGTAGGTGTGGAAAAGGAGCGCAGAACCAGTGCGGTGTTTGCTTTCGGGCGGCGGAACCGGCGGCCATATCTATCCCGCTCTCGCCGTCGTGGAAGAATGGAAAAGCGCCAGCATTAGTGGGGATCTCCCGGAGCTAGAAGCTGTGCTCTACGTCGGGACGGCAGGGGGACTGGAGTCCAAGATTGTCACCAGAGCGGGAGTGGAGTTCCGTGCGGTGCAAGCCGGGGCTCTGCGTGGTCTGTCGCCCTGGCGGACGCTAGTCAACAGTTGGGCATTGCTAAAGGGCATAGTCCAAGCTTGGCGCATCCTACGTGCTTTCCAGCCAGATGTCGCGCTGGCGACAGGGGGCTATGCTTCTGTACCAGTGGTGATGGCTGCCTGGCTGCAAAGATGTCCGGTGTTGATCTATTTGCCGGATATATTGCCAGGTCTGGCCATTCGCTTTCTCGCCCATCTGGCGAGACGGGTGGCAGTATCTTTCGATGCTTCGCTGTCTTATTTTGCGTCGGACAAAGCAGTGGTCACGGGCTATCCCGTGCGCCAAGCATTGTACGCGGGGAATCGAGCAGAAGCGCGAAAGCGCCTGGGTCTGGTTCCTGAAGGACGGGTGGTATTGGTGCTGGGCGGCAGTCGGGGTGCGCATAGCATCAATCAGGCAGTTGCAGGGGTATTGGAACGGATGCTGAGCATGGCACAGGTTATCCATGTGGCTGGGGAGACGGATGCGGCTTGGCTGCGAGAGCGATGGGATGCGTTACCGGTAGACCTGCGCCAGCATTATCATCTACACGCATACCTGCATGAGGGAATGACCGATGCGTTGTTGGCCGCAGACTTAGCCGTCGCACGTGCGGGTGCGGCGACAATGGGCGAATTCGCAGCGGTTGGATTGCCAAGCATTCTGGTACCTTATCCGTATGCCGGACGGCATCAGGAAGCCAATGCTGATTTCATGGTTGACCATGGCGCTGCGCTGAAGGTCCCCGATCACAGTTTGGCGGAAGGGGCATTGTGGCCTCTGCTAGAAAACCTGTTGGTTGATGAGGAAAGGTTGCGGGCTATGTCGGATAATGCCAGAAAGCTGGCTAGACCGGGCGCAGCGCGGGCTATTGCGCAGCAGCTTGTACTGCTGGCGGGAGGGTTTTAATGGGTACTCCGTTCACGGTAGTGATACCATTTGACCACTTGCTACTCTTGTTGATGGGACTGTTCATGGTCGTCGGAGCCATGCGTGGTTTTTATCGCGAAGTGATTACAACGGTCGGTCTGGTAGCGTTGCTTGTCTTGCTGTTGCAACCCGGACTAGCAGCACCGATTATCAACTATGCCTCCAAATTGGTGCGCTTGATCCTGGCTTTCTTTGCCAGTCATGGCAGCGTGGACCTGCCAACACTGATGTCTGTTTATGAAAAGATCAGTGTGCCCTTTGACGGCCGCAATCCGTATGCCTTTCTCATCGTGGTTCTGGTGGGGTTTGTCCTGTTGTCCTATGGCACGCACAACGGTAAAGACGTGACGATGCTCAGTCGTATCCTAGGCGGTGTATTGGGTTTGTTGAATGGTTATCTGGTCATCAACTTGTTCAAAGAGTACGTCGTGAAATACATTCAGGAGAAATATCGGGCGCAAGGCGTAATAGCGATGGCGGAAACATCGCCAGAGCAAGTCTCGGTGGCTTTGCAGGATTTGCCCACGGGTGGACTGCTGGCAGGGGATCGCTGGCAGATTTTGCTCATCCTATTGGGAGTGATCGCTGCGTTATTGTTCATAAGCACGGTGACAGGTCTGTCTCTAAAGAAGAAGGAAAAGAAATGAGGGAACAACTGTGCTGCTGAGCAAAGAACGGGTGAGACGCGTGCATTTCGTAGGTATTGGAGGCATTGGCCTCAGCGCCATTGCTCGTGTCTTGCACGAAGATGGCTATCAGATTTCGGGTTCTGATAAGCAGCAGACAGCGCTCACGGCTGAGCTCGCGAATTTGGGCATGGAAATCCATCGTGGTCATCACCCTCAGAACGTCGCAGGTGCTGACCTAGTGGTTGTCTCCTCAGCGGTGGCAGAGGACAACCCAGAGGTTGTGGCCGCCAGGGAGGCGGGCATACCGGTAGTCAAACGTGCAGATCTTCTCGGTGAGATGATGGCCAACAAGTTTGGCATCGCTGTGGCAGGCACTCATGGCAAAACGACGACGACCGCCTTTATTTCTTTCGTGCTGACCAAGATGGGGTTTGATCCTACATTTATCGTTGGTGGTATCTTGGAAGACCTGGGGACCAATGCCCGCCATGGCCAAGGACCGCATTTCATCATCGAGGCGGATGAGTACGATTACATGTTCCTAGGTCTGCGCCCACGTTTGGCCGTGGTCACGGTCATCGAGATGGATCATCCTGATTGTTTTGCGGATATCGAGGACATGATGCAAGCCTTTCGGCGCTTCGTGAATTTGCTGCCAGATGGAGGCACGTTAATCGGTTGTGCGGATCAGCCTAGGGTGTTGCAGCTAATCCAGCAAGTGGGGCAGGAACAAGCGATAGATTTGATTACGTATGGGTTGAAAGATGGTGCCTGGCAGGCTCAGGACATACGCAGCAATGAATTCGGAGGCAGTGACTTTGACGTGTGGCATGGTGGTCAGGTCGCAGGGCGATGCTGCTTGCGTTTGCCAGGCCTGCACAACGTCTCCAATGCCCTTGCTGTGCTGGCAGTCATGGATCGTTTGGGCCTAAACACGGAAGAGGTACTGCCACTGTTGACCCAGTTTCGGGGCGTACGTCGGCGCTTTGAGATCAAGGGCGAGGCCAAGGGCATCGTGGTGATTGATGATTATGCACACCATCCGACTGAAATCCGGGCCACATTGGCAGCAGCTCGAAGGCGCTATGGCAATAGACGCTTGTGGGTGTTTTTCCAGCCCCATACCTACAGCCGCACCAAAGCATTGTTGGATGAATTCGCCACTAGTTTTGGCGATGCAGATCATGTCCTGATCTCCGATATTTACGCTGCTCGTGAAACCAATAACCTAGGCACGAGCGCGCGGGAATTGGTGCTGCTCATGCACCATCCCGACGTGCACTATGTGCCTACTTTGCAGGAGGCCAGCGCCTATTTGCACAAAGCGCTGCAACCTGGTGATGTCCTGCTTACCTTGGGCGCAGGGGATGGCTACTTGGTTGGTGAGACCATCCTGCGTGCTCTGAGTGGAGATGAGGGTACAACAAGATAGTGGGACTTGCTGAATTGAGCACTGCTCTGGGGGATAAAGCAATAGCAAATGAGCCGTTGTCTAGGCACACGACCTTTGGCATTGGCGGCCCGGCCGACCTGTTTGTCGTAGCGCATACGTTGTCGGAATTGCGACGCTATGTTCGCTTGGCGTGGGAGCAGGGTGTGCCCTATTTCATCCTGGGCAGTGGCGCGAATTTGCTGGTGTCCGACAAAGGCATTCGTGGCCTGGTGATCCACAACCAGTGCCAAGACGTGCAGATTCTGCCTGGAGGGGAAGAACAAACGGGATTGGTCATCGCAGAGTCAGGAGCCGCAATCCGCGCCGTTGCCCGGCAGACCATCGCTCAGGGATTGGCCGGGCTAGAGTGGGCAGTGGACGTACCCGGCACGGTGGGCGGTGCAGTAGTGGGCAATGCAGGGGCTTATGGCGGCTACGTGAGCGATAGCCTGCGCGGTGTCACCGTCTTCTCACCGAAGGATGGAGAACGCTGGTGGCGAGCAGATGAGCTTGATCTCGGTTACCGAACCAGCCGCTTTAAGCGGAGTGAGCATGCTGGTGACCCTTCACCGGTGATCTTGTCGGCTACCTTCGCCTTGCGCCGAGAAGACGCCGCGTGGATTCAGCAACGCGCTGCAGAATACAGCCAACGCCGTGCTGAAAGCCAGCCTACTGGCCTCAGCGCAGGCAGCGTCTTCAAGCGCACGGAGAAATATCCAGCGGGTTTCTTAATCGAGAACGCGGGTCTGAAGGGCAAGCAAATCGGCGGCGCGGTGGTCTCTCCCCAGCATGCCAATTTCATCATCAACCTGGGCACAGCAACAGCACGTGATGTGCAGCAATTAATTGAGTTGATTCGAGAGACGGTCTATGCCAAGTTCAAAATTCAACTCGAACTGGAGATACAACTGGTAGGAGAGTGGTAACTCTTTGCATGGGAGAGGCTTTCTGAAGTGCCTCAAGGGATAAAATCATGCGCAAGATCAGAGTAGGAGTGGTCTTTGGAGGACGTTCTGGCGAGCACGAGGTCTCGTTGATGTCTGCTAGGTCCGTCATGGATGCTCTTGACAAGAAGCGATATGAGGTAGTGCCATTGGGCATTACCCGCCAAGGCCGGTGGGTGACTAGTGGAGACCCATGGCAGACGTTACAGGCTATGCTACGAGAAACTGAGAGCGTCCAAAGGAACGCCGCAAACAGAGGACAGAGTGCTCACCCCACCCAACGCGAGTTGGTGCCAGGAATTGGAGCGGAGGGTATCCCTTACGTGGATGTGATTTTCCCCGTGCTGCATGGTCCCTACGGCGAGGATGGAACGCTGCAGGGCTTGCTAGAGATGGCAGATATCCCCTATGTGGGGGCAGGCGTCCTTGGCTCAGCACTGGGCATGGATAAAGCGGCGATGAAAGCGATTTTCCGAGCGGAAGGACTACCGATTGCGGATTATGTGCTGGTCATGCGTTGGGAGTGGGAAGGGCATCGTGCTGAGGTTTTGCGGCGGATTGAGCAAGGCATTGGCTATCCGTGTTTCGTCAAGCCAGCGAACTTGGGCTCGAGCGTGGGCGTATCAAAGGTCCACGAACCAACTGAACTGCCCGCTGCCCTGGATATTGCCGCGCGCTACGACCGCAAAATGCTGGTAGAGAGAGCGATCGATGCGCGCGAAATCGAGTGCAGTGTGCTGGGCAATGACCATCCCATCGCTTCGCTGCCAGGCGAGGTCATACCCAGGCGCGAATTCTACGATTACGAAGCCAAGTACCTGGATGAGGCAACGCAATTAATTGTCCCAGCCGATTTGCCTCCGCCAAAGGCGGCTGAGGTTCAGGAACTGGCCATACGGGCGTTTATTGCACTGGACTGTGCGGGCATGGCACGCGCCGATTTCTTTCTCGACCGTCGTTCAGGTCAGCTCTACATCAACGAACTGAATACCATACCAGGCTTTACCGCGGTCAGCATGTACCCCAAGATGTGGGAGGCCAGCGGTATCCTGTATCCCGAATTGCTCGACCGGCTGATACAACTTGCTTTTGAACGTCACAGGGATAGAAGGCGCATTTCGACATCGTATAAGACAGATGACCATTAGGAACAGGCAAAGCTCAAGACGAAGAAAACAGGGTGCAGTGCGTCGCCGCAGGCCAGCTCATCGCCAGTATGGCCTCATCATTGCGATGCCCAGGCTGCGCGTGGGAACTGCCAGCATCAGTGGCAGCCATGTGCTGGCCATGATGATATTCCTGGCGATGGTGGCTTTGTTGATCTGGTTCTGGGTTGATTTGCGCTTTTACGTCTTTGAGGCAGAGATAGAGGGGAATACATTAGTCAGCACTGATGAAATCTACCAGGCCAGCCTATTGGAGGGCATGAGCATCTTCTATGTGTGCCCTGCTGATGTGGTCAAAAACATCCGCAAGGCGATTCCTGGAGTGGTCGGAGTACATGTCAAGTGCCAATTGCCCAACCGCGTGCATATCTCCATCCGTGAGCAGGATGTGCACTTTATTTGGCACACGGCAGGCGCTGCTTTTCTGGTGGATGACGAGGGGTTGGTGCTGAAAATGTATGATGGCAGGGATGGAAGCCTGATCACAATCCGTGATTTGGATAACCGGCCACTTAAGCCGGGAGATCACGTGGAGCGCGTACCTTTGAGTACAGCGAGCCGTCTGCGTGAACTGCTTCCTGGTGTCAAAACCTTTGAATATGCTCAAGCGATAGGAATTATTTTGACGGATGCACGTGGCTGGCGTGTGTACTTTGGCGATGACCAGCGCTTATCGGAGAAAGTAGCGACAATGTATGCTATGCTGGATAAGTTAGCGAAAGAGGGGCGTGCGGTCAGGTTAATTGACCTGCGCTTTGTGTCTAGTCCTTACTATGAGTGACCAGCGATGAGCCATTGGATTATATGCTTGCTCGAATCACTTATCGCGGGTCGCTCTGCACGCCTATGGGAGGTATGCATTGGAAAGAACCATTGTTGGAATTGATGTAGGCACGACCAAGGTCTGCACGTTGGTTGGCGAACTGGATGAGCAGGATCGTCTCTGCATCCTGGGTGTAGGGGTTGCTCCCTCTCACGGGCTGAACAAGGGCGTCGTGGTGAACGTAGAAGAAGCATCCAAGTCTATTGCCGCCTCTATCGAAAAGGCAGAACGCGTTTCTGGCTATACCATCGAGTCTGCCTACCTTGGGCTAGCAGGCAAACATATCTCTTCGGTCAACAGCCGGGGTGTGGTAGCGGTTGGGCGTGGCGAGCGCTACATTACCGAGGACGATGTGGCACGCGCATTGGAAGCTGCCCAGGCCATTGCCGTGCCCCATAATCGGGAAATCGTGCACGTGATCCCACGCAGTTTCACCCTAGATGGGCAGGAAGGAGTACGGGATCCAGTAGGCATGGCTGGCTTTCGTCTGGAAGTTGAAGCGCACATTGTCACAGGTGCAGTGACTGCCATACGCAACCTAGTGCAATGCGTAGAGAGCAATGGCATTCAGGTCAATGAACTGGTTCTACAACCCTTGGCCTCCAGTGAGGCAGTGCTCACACCTGAAGAACGCGAAACCGGCGTTGTGTTGGTGGATGCTGGTGGAGGAACGACGGATGTCGCCATCTTTGTGGATGGTGGCATCTGGCATAGCGTCGTCTTGCCTGTGGGAGGGAATAATTTCACGAACGACATTGCCATCGGGCTGCGCACGTCCTTCAACACGGCCGAAGCGTTGAAAATCCAGCATGGGCATGTCCTGCCAGAGGCAATCGACCCGGAAGAGGTCATCCAGGTGGAGGTTTTTGGAGAGGGTGAAGCGCAAGTCGTCCCGCGCCAGGAGTTGGTCAAGATACTGGAGGCACGTGCGGAGGAATTGTTCGCCATGATCCAGCAAGAAATCAAACGCTCTGGTTATGAGGGTCTTCTGCCGGCCGGCGTGGTGCTTACAGGGGGAACGGCAGAACTACCGGGATTCAAGGAACTGGGACGTGAAATGTTGGAACTGCCGGTGAGAATTGGCCGCGTACGCGACATCGGTGGCCTAGCGGATACGGTCAGTAGTCCGGCTTATGCGACAGCGGTGGGATTGCTGCTGTGGGGATTACATCACGAGCCGTCCGAAAGGAGGTTGAGAAAGCGTGAAAGTCGTTGGTCGGATTTATACAAGCGATTTGTAGATATTTTGAGGGCATTCTTACCCCATTGAAAAGGAGAGAAACAAATGGTAGGTAAAAGGGAAGAGTTGGAGAATTTTGCTCAAATTAGGGTCGCTGGCGTTGGCGGTGGTGGATGCAATGCAGTCAACCGCATGTTGGAAGCAGGCGTGCAGGGTGTGGATTTCATTGCCGTGAATACAGATGCCCAGGCGTTGATGCTCTCGCGGGCGCCAATGCGTGTGCGCATCGGCGAGAAATTGACGCGCGGCCTCGGCTCTGGTGGCAATCCCACCATCGGTGCCAAAGCGGCTGAAGAGTCCCGCGATGAACTCTACGAAGTCCTGAAGGGCTCCGACATGGTGTTTATCACCGCCGGCATGGGTGGTGGAACGGGCACAGGAGCCAGTCCGGTGATTGCGGAAATCGCCAGGGAGCTGGGTGCGCTGACCATTGGCGTAGTTACCCGGCCGTTTACGTTCGAGGGCGTCCAACGCGCCAAAGCGGCTGATGAAGGCATTGCCAAACTCAAGGAAAAAGTGCACACTCTAATCGTCGTGCCCAACGATCGACTGCTGCAGATTGTGGACAAGAAAGCCTCGATAGAAACCGCTTTTCGCGTGGCCGATGACGTCTTGCGGCAAGGGGTACAGGGCATCTCCGAAATCATCACCGTGCCTGGCCTGATCAATGTGGATTTCGCCGATGTGCGTTCGGTGATGGCAGAGGGCGGATCCGCACTGATGGGTATTGGCCGGGCTAGCGGGGATAACCGCGCAGTGGAGGCGGCAAAGCAAGCCATTTCCAGTCCATTGCTGGACGTGACTATTGATGGCGCAAAGGGCGTATTGTTCAATGTCTGTGGCGGCCCCAGTCTCACGCTCTTTGAAGTGGACGAGGCTGCTGCCGTAATCCGGGAGCGCGCTGACCGCGAGGCCAATATCCGCTTTGGCGCAGTGATTGATCCGAGCATGGATGACGAGATTCAACTGACCGTTATTGCCACTGGGTTCAATGCCGAAGCGCGTGTCCAAGCCAAGCCATATGCAGTCCACTCCAGAAAGACCATTGACTTCCCAGTGCGTTCTTTCGAGAGCGAAGACTTGGACATTCCAGCCTTCTTGAGGCGGCGATAGATCAGAGGTTAGGCAGCGAGTAGGGGATCGTTTCTGGGTCGCTACCCTTACTCGCTGCTTAACTGGTAGGTAGGCTTACTGTTTTGTACCACGTGTTGCGTGCGGCGTATTTCACGCTGCATGGGGAGCAGCTCGCAAGTTCTGCAAGGAGCAGGAAGAGCTGTGCAGCGAGCTACTCGTTACTCATTGACAGAACAAATCTTAAAAAATCCCCATTTTTAAGTCTTTTCCACTTGCCATTCTGCTGATTCTATGCTAAACTACATGCTTGCTACTAGATATAGCCCTACATCGCAGTTTCTCTACTACATCTAGTAGTCACTCCGTTTTTCTCTTTCATTTCCTGTACGGTGTGATAAGGCTATAGTGCTCGTCCAGTGCCAGCAGGCGTATCCATATGCGCGCTAGGTGATCGCACCGCAGACCGATCATGCTTGGAAGGAGAAATACAATGCGCTGTCCCTATTGTCAGGAAGGTGATTCTCGCGTCATTGACACCCGCGAGGTGGGGAATACGATCCGCAGACGCCGTGAGTGCACGCGGTGCAGACAACGGTTCACTACCTATGAGCGTCTCTCTCCGGTTAGCCTTTTTGTCGTCAAGCGCGATGGACGCCGTGAGCCATTCGATCGTGAGAAACTGTACCATGGCATCTACAAAGCCTGTGCTAAGCGTCCTATCTCCGAGGAGCAGATTGAGAAACTCGTGAGCCATATCGAGAGCGAACTCTTTGCCTTGGGCAAAGCTGAGGTGGAGAGCAAGGTCATTGGCGAGATGGTCATGGAGCGTTTGCGCGATCTCGATGACGTTGCCTACGTGCGCTTTGCCTCCGTCTACCGACGCTTCAAGGATGTTGATGGGCTGGTGGAAGAGATCAAGGAGTTCAAGAAATGGAAGCAGCGCGGTGAGCCTGATGCAGCGAAAGAGAGCAAACGCACCAGGCGAACGCCACAACAATGACAGATATTCCCAGAGGTGGAGAAGAATTGGGGATACGGAGAAGCGATGATGGATATAGCTGACTCAGCAGTACAAGAGGACCAACAAGCCACTACTGGCATTGCCTTTGTGCAAAAAAGAGATGGGCGTATTGTCGTCTTCGACCAGAAACGCATCGATGCTGCGATACTGCGCGCATTCAAAGCTGTTGGCTTGGGTGAGCCCAAGGAGCGTGTTCAAGCACTCTCGCAGCAGGTTGTCGAGCTCCTAGTGCAGCGCTTTGGCTCCGATGCTTGCCCTCATGTAGAGCAGATACAGGACATCGTGGAAGAAGTGTTGATCCTGGCCGGTGAGGTCAAGGTCGCCAAGGCCTATATCCTGTACCGCCAGCAACGCTCCCAGGTACGCGACACTTCCCGGCTTTTGCTGGATGGCATGAAACTGGTGGACGATTACATTGATCGGGTCGATTGGCGGGTCAACGAGAACGCCAATATGAATTATTCGCTGCAGGGATTGAACTTTTACATAGCATCGAGCATCGCGGCTAAGTACTGGTTGGACAAGATCTATCCTTTGGAGGTGCGCCAGTACCATCTGGAGGGAGACTTTCACATCCACGACCTGGGCATGTTGGCAACCTATTGCTGTGGTTGGGACATGCAGGATCTATTGCTCAGAGGGTTTGGTGGAGTACCAGCAAAACTGGAAAGCAAACCGCCCAAGCATCTGCGTACTGCTCTGGGGCAATTGATCAACTTTTTCTACACTGTACAAGGTGAATCTGCAGGGGCGCAGGCCATCTCCAATTTCGATACACTCCTGGCGCCCTTTGTGCGCTATGATGACCTCTCGTACCCTGCTGTGAAGCAGGCCATGCAAGAATTTGTCTTCAATATCAATGTGCCTACACGGGTAGGTTTTCAGACTCCCTTCACCAACGTTACCCTGGACCTCACTCCGCCCAGTACCTTGGCAGACGCGCCTGTTATTGTGGGGGGTAGGCTTGGCTCCGAAAACTATGGCGATTTCCAGCACGAGATGGGCCTCATCAACCGTGCCTTTGCCGAGGTACTGTTGGAAGGTGATGCCCGAGGACGCGTATTCACTTTTCCCATCCCGACCTACAATATCGCGAAGGATTTCGACTGGGATAATCCAGTGCTCGAACCACTATGGCGCGTGACGGCCAAGTATGGCATTCCTTACTTCGCCAACTTTATCAACAGCGACCTGAAGCCGGAAGATGCGCGCTCCATGTGTTGTCGCCTGCGACTTGACAACCGGGAGTTACGCAAGCGGGGCGGGGGACTTTTCGGTGCCAATCCGCTCACTGGCAGCATCGGTGTGGTGACCATCAACTTGCCGCGCATTGGCTACCGTGCCACAAGCGAGGATGATCTGTTCTATCGTCTCGCCCATGTCATGGAGGTCGCCCGCACTTCGCTGGAAATCAAGCGGAAAGTGCTGGTGCGGCACACCGAACAGGGTCTCTATCCGTACAGCAGGTACTATTTGCAACCGGTGTACGAGCACTTTGGTTCCTATTGGGCCAATCATTTCTCCACTATTGGCATCGTGGGCATGAACGAGTGTTGCCTCAATTTTTTGGGCGTGGGGATAGGGCATCCGGAAGGGCGGGATCTGGCCATCCGCGTGCTGCGGTTCATGCGCCAAAAGCTCCAGGACTTTCAGAGTGAAACGGGGCATCTGTACAATTTGGAAGCCACGCCGGCAGAGA is part of the Chloroflexota bacterium genome and harbors:
- a CDS encoding ribonucleoside triphosphate reductase, translating into MDIADSAVQEDQQATTGIAFVQKRDGRIVVFDQKRIDAAILRAFKAVGLGEPKERVQALSQQVVELLVQRFGSDACPHVEQIQDIVEEVLILAGEVKVAKAYILYRQQRSQVRDTSRLLLDGMKLVDDYIDRVDWRVNENANMNYSLQGLNFYIASSIAAKYWLDKIYPLEVRQYHLEGDFHIHDLGMLATYCCGWDMQDLLLRGFGGVPAKLESKPPKHLRTALGQLINFFYTVQGESAGAQAISNFDTLLAPFVRYDDLSYPAVKQAMQEFVFNINVPTRVGFQTPFTNVTLDLTPPSTLADAPVIVGGRLGSENYGDFQHEMGLINRAFAEVLLEGDARGRVFTFPIPTYNIAKDFDWDNPVLEPLWRVTAKYGIPYFANFINSDLKPEDARSMCCRLRLDNRELRKRGGGLFGANPLTGSIGVVTINLPRIGYRATSEDDLFYRLAHVMEVARTSLEIKRKVLVRHTEQGLYPYSRYYLQPVYEHFGSYWANHFSTIGIVGMNECCLNFLGVGIGHPEGRDLAIRVLRFMRQKLQDFQSETGHLYNLEATPAESASYRLAKADRKQYPDIITAGTTETPYYTNSTHLPVGFTDDLFEALEHQDELQTLYTGGTVFHAFLGEQIDDWRQARLLVRRIAERYHMPYFTLTPTFSICPVHGYLPGAHRYCPYEHTAAELERWGVVCA